A single genomic interval of Agromyces cerinus harbors:
- a CDS encoding CehA/McbA family metallohydrolase, giving the protein MTTTRRIIPITVDTQNEHRFLDVPFEVPPGTDSLEVVIRFDGSNAGIDLGCEGAGGWRGWSGGARTEFLIHPADATPGYLPGAPEAGEWNVVLGLHRVPSEGVEVEVEITIPASRAVPPVPDAAPVTRAVRGSDRGLPAEPGLTWFAGDFHGHTIHSDGRLPIGGLAALGVASGLDFMAVTDHNTVSHHAHLPAEGAKHGITLLPGQEVTTHRGHANAFGDIGWIDFREPAQRWVDEVDRRGGILSINHPISGDCSWLHRLERRPAAVELWHSTWYLELISTAPFAWFRTWPEGATLLGGSDTHMVEEPQRPGTPTTWVAATDASAEAILDGVRAGRTAITGSGSFDGTVLMPELMRAPALVRLGDEVVAVDAEGLVLVDGFGRRRSVRSTREAFAADPADGPFHLVLADRRIMALCA; this is encoded by the coding sequence ATGACGACGACCCGCCGCATCATTCCCATCACCGTCGACACGCAGAACGAGCACCGCTTCCTCGACGTGCCGTTCGAGGTGCCGCCCGGCACCGATTCGCTCGAGGTCGTGATCCGCTTCGACGGGTCGAACGCGGGCATCGACCTCGGCTGCGAGGGTGCGGGCGGATGGCGCGGCTGGTCGGGCGGCGCCCGCACCGAGTTCCTCATCCACCCGGCCGACGCGACGCCCGGCTACCTGCCGGGTGCGCCCGAGGCGGGGGAGTGGAACGTCGTGCTCGGGCTGCACCGCGTCCCCTCCGAGGGGGTGGAGGTCGAGGTCGAGATCACCATCCCGGCATCGCGCGCGGTGCCGCCGGTTCCGGATGCCGCACCGGTGACGCGTGCCGTGCGCGGCAGCGATCGCGGGCTCCCGGCCGAGCCGGGCCTCACCTGGTTCGCCGGTGACTTCCACGGCCACACCATCCACTCCGACGGGCGCCTGCCGATCGGCGGCCTCGCCGCACTGGGCGTGGCGAGCGGCCTCGACTTCATGGCGGTCACCGACCACAACACGGTGAGCCACCACGCGCACCTGCCCGCCGAGGGCGCGAAGCACGGCATCACCCTGTTGCCCGGTCAGGAGGTGACGACCCACCGCGGTCACGCGAACGCGTTCGGCGACATCGGCTGGATCGACTTCCGCGAGCCCGCGCAGCGCTGGGTCGACGAGGTCGACCGGCGCGGCGGCATCCTGAGCATCAACCACCCGATCTCGGGCGACTGCTCGTGGCTGCACCGACTCGAGCGGCGGCCCGCCGCCGTCGAGCTCTGGCATTCGACCTGGTACCTCGAGCTCATCTCGACCGCGCCCTTCGCGTGGTTCCGCACCTGGCCCGAGGGCGCGACGCTGCTCGGCGGCAGCGACACGCACATGGTCGAGGAACCGCAGCGACCGGGCACCCCGACGACCTGGGTCGCGGCGACGGATGCCTCGGCCGAGGCGATCCTCGACGGCGTCCGCGCCGGGCGCACAGCCATCACGGGCAGCGGCAGCTTCGACGGAACGGTGCTCATGCCCGAGCTCATGCGCGCCCCGGCGCTCGTGCGGCTCGGCGACGAGGTCGTCGCGGTCGACGCCGAGGGGCTCGTGCTCGTCGACGGCTTCGGTCGGCGACGCTCGGTGCGTTCGACCCGTGAGGCGTTCGCGGCCGACCCCGCCGACGGGCCCTTCCACCTCGTGCTCGCCGATCGCCGCATCATGGCGCTCTGCGCGTAG
- a CDS encoding GIY-YIG nuclease family protein, protein MNRADAPGRACSIRLDDGPCPAPVEAGAPLDLCTGHLLEAHDWVAGDVGVTDLLPRPCLVCGSRVGVIYPSGRICAICEWRVGDVPDGAVADPRVDVVYYLGYREQIKIGTSGNPRVRFASLPHDEVLAFELGDRTVEQRRHAQFAAHRLAGTEWFGVHDELLAHIAELRLGVADPWAQYDRWVSRRLAAQS, encoded by the coding sequence ATGAACCGAGCGGATGCCCCGGGGCGCGCGTGCAGCATCCGCCTCGACGACGGCCCGTGCCCGGCGCCGGTCGAGGCGGGCGCACCCCTCGACCTCTGCACCGGGCACCTGCTCGAGGCCCACGACTGGGTGGCTGGTGACGTCGGGGTGACCGACCTGCTGCCCAGGCCCTGCCTGGTCTGCGGCTCGAGGGTCGGGGTCATCTACCCGTCCGGCCGCATCTGCGCGATCTGCGAGTGGCGCGTCGGCGACGTGCCCGACGGCGCGGTGGCCGACCCCCGGGTCGACGTCGTCTACTACCTCGGCTATCGCGAGCAGATCAAGATCGGCACCTCGGGCAACCCGCGCGTGCGGTTCGCGAGCCTGCCGCACGACGAGGTGCTCGCCTTCGAACTCGGCGACCGCACCGTCGAGCAGCGCCGCCACGCGCAGTTCGCGGCGCACCGTCTCGCCGGCACCGAGTGGTTCGGCGTGCACGACGAGTTGCTCGCGCACATCGCCGAGCTGCGACTCGGGGTCGCCGACCCCTGGGCGCAGTACGACCGATGGGTGAGCCGGCGGTTGGCGGCGCAGAGCTAG
- a CDS encoding MarR family winged helix-turn-helix transcriptional regulator, with protein sequence MNASSALPDTADEAVAAASAAAHAPSDADDLLALENQVCFALAVAARGVIGVYRPILEPLGLTHPQYLVMLALWQRSPRTVRDLGEALQLEPATLSPLLKRLEAQGYLTRERSTRDERALDVALTPAGRALREQALSIPPQVVDRLGMSLDELGRLRDRLTEVIAAVQHG encoded by the coding sequence ATGAACGCCAGCAGCGCACTCCCCGACACCGCCGATGAGGCGGTCGCCGCGGCATCCGCGGCAGCCCACGCCCCCAGCGACGCCGACGATCTGCTCGCCCTCGAGAACCAGGTCTGCTTCGCCCTCGCGGTCGCCGCGCGCGGCGTGATCGGCGTCTACCGCCCGATCCTCGAGCCGCTCGGCCTCACGCACCCGCAGTACCTCGTCATGCTCGCGCTCTGGCAGCGCAGCCCGCGCACGGTGCGCGACCTCGGCGAGGCACTGCAGCTCGAGCCCGCGACGCTGTCACCGCTGCTCAAGCGACTCGAGGCGCAGGGCTACCTCACCCGCGAGCGCAGCACCCGCGACGAGCGGGCCCTCGACGTGGCGCTCACCCCCGCGGGCCGGGCGCTCCGCGAGCAGGCGCTCTCGATTCCGCCGCAGGTCGTCGACCGGCTCGGCATGAGCCTCGACGAGCTCGGGCGTCTCCGCGACCGCCTCACCGAGGTCATCGCCGCCGTGCAGCACGGCTGA
- a CDS encoding class I SAM-dependent methyltransferase, whose protein sequence is MTTGSAGDDVSTVEVREAYTERAEEYISLLGSVADMHELDRALISRWAGRLDGPVLDAGCGPGHWADHLLRLGNDVEGVDLVPAFVARARERFPEVPFRVATFDDLGVADAELGGVLAWYSLIHLEPARVPAALEEFARCLRPGGSLLLGFFDGARLEPFPHKVVTAYFWPPAEMTERLEAAGFTVEEVHTRAEAGSRPLAAIVARRNDAGHETPTARRGPLRHRRARERA, encoded by the coding sequence GTGACGACCGGGTCGGCCGGCGACGACGTGTCGACCGTCGAAGTGCGCGAGGCCTACACCGAGCGCGCCGAAGAGTACATCTCGCTGCTCGGCTCGGTCGCCGACATGCACGAACTCGATCGTGCACTCATCTCCCGATGGGCCGGGCGCCTCGACGGACCGGTGCTCGACGCCGGGTGCGGGCCGGGCCACTGGGCCGACCACCTCCTGCGGCTCGGCAACGACGTCGAGGGCGTCGATCTCGTTCCCGCGTTCGTGGCTCGAGCGCGAGAGCGATTCCCCGAGGTGCCGTTCAGGGTGGCGACGTTCGACGACCTCGGCGTCGCCGATGCCGAGCTCGGCGGCGTCCTCGCGTGGTACTCGCTGATCCACCTCGAGCCGGCCCGGGTGCCGGCGGCGCTCGAGGAGTTCGCACGGTGCCTCCGCCCTGGCGGGAGCCTGCTGCTCGGGTTCTTCGACGGAGCGAGGCTCGAGCCGTTCCCGCACAAGGTCGTGACCGCCTACTTCTGGCCCCCTGCCGAGATGACCGAGCGCCTCGAGGCCGCCGGCTTCACGGTGGAAGAGGTGCACACCCGCGCCGAAGCGGGCAGTCGACCCCTTGCCGCGATCGTGGCGCGCCGCAACGATGCCGGGCACGAGACACCCACCGCGCGGCGCGGCCCATTGCGACACCGGCGCGCCCGCGAGCGCGCCTAG
- a CDS encoding extracellular solute-binding protein — translation MIHHSKRRALAAFAVATAGALVFAGCSGEAPEAPEDGPVTLTITANAITGGKNAAEADWIADWVVPEFEAAMKEDGKDVTVEFEPQGVDDENYKTKIALDLQSGEGADIIGMDGIWVGEFAEAGYIKPLAEVGGDSVDAWEGWEQIPEAVQGALSFDDERYGVPQGADGRVLYYNKDLFEQAGLPADWQPESWDDVLDAARDLKKLDGVTPIQLNAGTAMGEATTMQGLLPLLAGTGEQVYEDGKWVGDTDGLNDVLDLYKTIYVDEGLGDAVLQQEAAGRDTSFQLFASNQIGILLEGDYFWRSVINPEEGVGTAPMANRDDVVGYTKIPAMKSGSGVDDQDFVSMSGGTGRVLNPNSDHAELAWELLAFMNSADAYEARNAGTLAITPRTDVNDEMLADDPMLTYVSEEVLPITAYRPPLAAYPQVSTALQQATLDVVSGTSVADAAGAYADAAKDIVGDDAVSGG, via the coding sequence ATGATCCATCACAGCAAGCGCAGGGCTCTGGCGGCATTCGCCGTCGCGACCGCCGGCGCGCTCGTCTTCGCCGGTTGCTCCGGCGAGGCACCCGAGGCGCCGGAGGACGGCCCGGTGACGCTCACCATCACCGCGAACGCCATCACCGGCGGCAAGAACGCCGCCGAGGCCGACTGGATCGCGGACTGGGTCGTCCCCGAGTTCGAGGCCGCGATGAAGGAGGACGGCAAGGACGTCACCGTCGAGTTCGAGCCCCAGGGCGTCGACGACGAGAACTACAAGACCAAGATCGCCCTCGACCTGCAGTCGGGCGAGGGCGCCGACATCATCGGCATGGACGGCATCTGGGTCGGCGAGTTCGCCGAAGCCGGCTACATCAAGCCGCTCGCCGAGGTCGGCGGCGACTCCGTCGACGCATGGGAGGGCTGGGAGCAGATCCCCGAAGCCGTGCAGGGCGCCCTGTCGTTCGACGATGAGCGCTACGGCGTGCCGCAGGGTGCCGACGGCCGAGTGCTCTACTACAACAAGGACCTCTTCGAGCAGGCCGGGCTCCCGGCCGACTGGCAGCCCGAGAGCTGGGACGACGTGCTCGACGCGGCGCGCGACCTGAAGAAGCTCGACGGCGTCACGCCGATCCAGCTCAACGCGGGCACCGCGATGGGCGAGGCCACGACGATGCAGGGCCTGCTGCCGCTGCTCGCCGGCACCGGCGAGCAGGTCTACGAAGACGGCAAGTGGGTCGGCGACACCGACGGGCTGAACGACGTGCTCGACCTCTACAAGACGATCTACGTCGACGAGGGCCTCGGCGACGCCGTGCTCCAGCAGGAGGCGGCAGGCCGGGACACCTCGTTCCAGCTGTTCGCGTCGAACCAGATCGGCATCCTCCTCGAGGGCGACTACTTCTGGCGCAGCGTCATCAACCCCGAAGAGGGCGTCGGCACCGCGCCGATGGCGAACCGCGACGACGTCGTCGGCTACACGAAGATCCCCGCGATGAAGTCGGGCTCCGGCGTCGACGACCAGGACTTCGTGTCGATGTCGGGTGGCACCGGCCGCGTGCTGAACCCGAACAGCGACCACGCCGAACTCGCATGGGAGCTGCTCGCCTTCATGAACTCGGCAGACGCCTACGAGGCCCGCAACGCAGGCACCCTCGCGATCACGCCGCGCACGGACGTCAACGACGAGATGCTCGCCGATGACCCGATGCTCACGTACGTCAGTGAAGAGGTGCTGCCGATCACCGCCTACCGTCCGCCGCTCGCCGCCTACCCGCAGGTGTCGACCGCGCTGCAGCAGGCGACCCTCGACGTGGTCTCGGGCACGAGCGTGGCCGATGCGGCGGGCGCGTACGCCGACGCCGCCAAGGACATCGTCGGAGACGACGCGGTCTCGGGTGGCTAG
- a CDS encoding TIM barrel protein has protein sequence MIRTANAPVSYGVFELSRPDVVPLPDGEQLATWVAEAGYEGIDLGPVGLFGDRLGLPRLLERHGLALAGGWVDLPFAGTDEEFEHAFAALAPTLELFAAAAAVAPDRAPKPTLADSGSPERKARPGGAPELELDDARWAVFTARVQRAADLTRAAGLEPTFHHHASTYIETPREIDRFLADTDVDLTFDTGHLLVGGGDPVTDFPRWAERINHVHLKDADRSVLAAASGSADPMRDIWERRVFVALGDGDLEVDRIVDTIVDSGYDGWIVVEQDVILQDAADVERARADQVANRERLRRWFA, from the coding sequence GTGATCCGAACTGCGAACGCGCCGGTCAGTTATGGCGTCTTCGAGCTTTCCCGCCCCGATGTCGTGCCGCTGCCCGACGGCGAGCAGCTGGCGACCTGGGTGGCCGAGGCCGGCTACGAGGGCATCGACCTCGGGCCGGTCGGCCTGTTCGGTGATCGGCTCGGGCTGCCCCGACTCCTCGAGCGGCACGGTCTCGCGCTCGCCGGCGGCTGGGTCGATCTGCCGTTCGCCGGCACCGACGAGGAGTTCGAGCACGCGTTCGCCGCGCTCGCTCCGACGCTCGAGCTGTTCGCCGCTGCGGCCGCCGTCGCCCCCGATCGTGCTCCGAAGCCGACCCTCGCCGACTCGGGATCGCCCGAGCGCAAGGCCCGTCCCGGCGGGGCCCCCGAACTCGAGCTCGACGACGCGCGCTGGGCGGTCTTCACCGCACGCGTCCAACGTGCGGCCGACCTGACTCGTGCGGCCGGCCTCGAGCCGACCTTCCACCACCACGCGAGCACCTACATCGAGACGCCGCGCGAGATCGACCGATTCCTCGCCGACACCGACGTGGACCTGACGTTCGACACCGGGCACCTGCTCGTGGGCGGCGGCGACCCCGTCACCGACTTCCCGCGCTGGGCCGAGCGCATCAACCACGTGCACCTGAAGGACGCCGACCGCTCGGTGCTCGCAGCAGCGTCCGGCTCGGCCGACCCGATGCGCGACATCTGGGAGCGACGCGTCTTCGTGGCGCTCGGCGACGGCGACCTCGAGGTCGACCGCATCGTCGACACCATCGTCGACTCGGGGTACGACGGCTGGATCGTGGTCGAGCAGGACGTCATCCTGCAGGACGCCGCCGACGTCGAGCGGGCGCGCGCCGACCAAGTCGCGAACCGCGAGCGCCTGCGGCGGTGGTTCGCATGA
- a CDS encoding Gfo/Idh/MocA family protein — protein sequence MTGFDEQPVPGDAAPRGERVRFAVIGLGAISQSVHLPLIRRNADLIELVAVVDLSASRAGEIAEASGTGVAAFASIEALLDAVAAGDLRVDGAILATSGSHAADVSRLVGAGIRVLAEKPLAFSLAEAEALRDLADDRGIDLAEWVRVGYMKEHDPASAAAKALLAEVDLRAVSVEVLHPADGAQLAFANLAAPPSDVPADTLATLMAATDATVATAIGAAADPLPKLYTNVVLGSIVHDIGLLRHLVGGIGEVDRARHTGPAFPGSLSLGGFLAEHTDVPWSIDWHFIPRYPEYRETVTFHHETGTIALTFAVPYVLNVPTVLTVVDNAEPLGSRRSETRWMQEEAFEHELRSFAALAAGHPEPGPSVAEGVADIVVGQRMLRTLADAIGAPLGESSEAGAAGDRRH from the coding sequence ATGACCGGGTTCGACGAGCAGCCCGTCCCGGGCGACGCTGCACCTCGCGGCGAACGTGTGCGCTTCGCGGTGATCGGCCTCGGCGCGATCAGCCAGAGCGTGCACCTGCCGCTCATCCGGCGCAACGCCGACCTCATCGAGCTCGTCGCGGTCGTCGACCTCTCCGCCTCGCGGGCCGGCGAGATCGCCGAGGCATCCGGCACCGGGGTCGCGGCCTTCGCCTCGATCGAGGCGCTCCTCGACGCCGTCGCAGCAGGCGACCTCCGCGTCGACGGCGCGATCCTCGCGACCTCGGGCTCGCACGCGGCGGATGTCTCGCGGCTCGTGGGCGCCGGAATCCGCGTGCTCGCGGAGAAGCCGCTCGCGTTCTCGCTCGCCGAGGCCGAGGCGCTCCGCGACCTCGCAGACGACCGCGGCATCGACCTGGCCGAGTGGGTGCGGGTCGGCTACATGAAGGAGCACGACCCGGCTTCGGCCGCCGCGAAGGCCCTGCTCGCCGAGGTCGACCTCCGCGCGGTGAGCGTCGAGGTGCTCCATCCCGCAGACGGGGCGCAGCTCGCGTTCGCGAACCTCGCGGCCCCGCCGTCCGACGTGCCCGCCGACACGCTCGCCACGCTCATGGCCGCGACCGACGCGACGGTCGCGACCGCGATCGGCGCTGCCGCCGACCCGCTGCCGAAGCTCTACACGAACGTCGTGCTCGGCTCGATCGTGCACGACATCGGGCTCCTCCGACACCTCGTGGGCGGCATCGGCGAGGTCGACCGCGCCCGGCACACCGGCCCGGCGTTCCCGGGCTCGCTCAGCCTCGGCGGATTCCTCGCCGAGCACACCGACGTGCCGTGGTCGATCGACTGGCACTTCATCCCGCGCTACCCCGAGTACCGCGAGACCGTCACCTTCCACCACGAGACGGGCACGATCGCCCTCACCTTCGCGGTGCCCTACGTGCTCAACGTCCCCACCGTGCTCACCGTCGTCGACAACGCCGAACCCCTCGGGTCGCGGCGCTCCGAGACGCGGTGGATGCAGGAGGAGGCGTTCGAGCATGAGCTCCGATCGTTCGCGGCACTCGCCGCGGGGCATCCGGAGCCCGGCCCTTCCGTCGCAGAGGGGGTCGCCGACATCGTCGTCGGCCAGCGGATGCTCCGCACCCTCGCCGACGCGATCGGCGCACCGCTCGGCGAGTCGTCGGAGGCAGGCGCCGCCGGCGACCGGCGGCACTGA
- a CDS encoding carbohydrate ABC transporter permease — MTTSTTTPAGSAIAPRRRRADDVAGLGKVRAGIFVAPALILIGIFLLFPAVWTIWLGMTDYRLTGLQAASPEFVGLDNYVEALTDPSFWNSLWLTLVFVLFSGIIGQTLIGFGLAWSVRNIHGWTKGLIEGLVLAAWVIPASVASFLWLVLLDRRSGTINGLLGTEGAAWLIDHPMESIIIFNIWVGTAFSMQLFSSALSAVPPSQIESAKMVGASGWQQLRDVIVPNIKGHILTNTLLITLWTFNTFTPYLVTAGGPNGKTEILSVYIYETAIPGGQLGLGAAISLIMLLINLVIALAYVRVSKGRNKR, encoded by the coding sequence ATGACGACCAGCACCACCACGCCGGCGGGGAGCGCGATCGCTCCCCGCCGGCGGCGGGCCGACGACGTCGCCGGCCTCGGCAAGGTGCGGGCGGGCATCTTCGTCGCACCCGCCCTGATCCTCATCGGCATCTTCCTGCTGTTCCCCGCCGTGTGGACGATCTGGCTCGGCATGACCGACTACCGGCTCACCGGCCTGCAGGCCGCGTCGCCGGAGTTCGTCGGACTCGACAACTACGTCGAGGCGCTCACCGACCCGTCGTTCTGGAACTCGCTCTGGCTGACGCTCGTCTTCGTGCTCTTCTCGGGCATCATCGGCCAGACGCTCATCGGCTTCGGGCTCGCGTGGTCGGTGCGCAACATCCACGGCTGGACCAAGGGGCTCATCGAGGGACTCGTGCTGGCCGCCTGGGTCATCCCGGCATCCGTCGCCTCGTTCCTCTGGCTCGTCCTGCTCGACCGGCGATCGGGCACGATCAACGGGCTGCTCGGCACCGAGGGCGCCGCATGGCTGATCGACCACCCGATGGAGTCGATCATCATCTTCAACATCTGGGTCGGCACCGCCTTCTCGATGCAGCTCTTCTCCTCGGCGCTCAGCGCCGTGCCGCCGTCGCAGATCGAGAGCGCCAAGATGGTCGGCGCCTCGGGGTGGCAGCAGCTCCGCGACGTGATCGTGCCGAACATCAAGGGGCACATCCTCACGAACACGCTGCTCATCACGCTGTGGACGTTCAACACCTTCACGCCGTACCTCGTGACGGCAGGCGGGCCGAACGGCAAGACCGAGATCCTCTCGGTGTACATCTACGAGACGGCGATCCCCGGCGGCCAGCTCGGCCTCGGCGCCGCGATCTCCCTCATCATGCTGCTCATCAACCTCGTCATCGCGCTCGCCTACGTGCGCGTGTCGAAGGGAAGGAACAAGCGATGA
- a CDS encoding cupin domain-containing protein: MSDYEVLEMGGLDEWREHFGGFRPESSRDGRRVVDHDLAMQYIGMTANALEPGEEAGYWHTHSRVEELYVFLGGRGQMGLDDEVVDVGAGSVVRVGQGVWRTWRCAPDGSEQLRWLCIRAGGSELPHLPDDGQRDNDRPSPW; the protein is encoded by the coding sequence GTGAGCGACTACGAAGTGCTGGAGATGGGCGGCCTCGACGAGTGGCGGGAGCACTTCGGCGGCTTCCGCCCCGAGAGTTCCCGCGACGGCAGACGGGTCGTCGACCACGACCTCGCGATGCAGTACATCGGCATGACGGCGAATGCGCTCGAGCCGGGTGAAGAGGCCGGGTACTGGCACACGCACTCCCGTGTCGAGGAGCTCTACGTGTTCCTCGGCGGCCGCGGGCAGATGGGCCTCGACGACGAGGTCGTCGACGTCGGCGCCGGCAGCGTCGTGCGCGTGGGCCAGGGCGTCTGGCGCACGTGGCGCTGCGCTCCCGACGGTTCCGAGCAGCTGCGCTGGCTGTGCATCCGCGCCGGTGGCTCCGAGCTGCCGCACCTGCCCGACGACGGGCAGCGCGACAACGACCGCCCGTCGCCCTGGTAG
- a CDS encoding carbohydrate ABC transporter permease, translating to MTATPVRKVAANSTVRHFLSRVAFAVIMTIVGVLFALPMVWLVLAPFDATPSLSLSWPDWTLDNFARLAENPYALRSIGNSLLLGIGTMIIVVVLGALAAYAMSRIRIPGRDGILYALLLLSSIVTGTAAMVPTFQIITQLGLINSYVGVLLVLAGGILPTVIFILKDFMDSIPKSYEESARLYGAGPFRILRDVVAPIARPGLAFISIWTIVQVWGNFLVPFILLRSPDMQPAAVLMYTFYTESGQADLRLISAFALLFSAPVLIIYFVVNRRYGFRFHGGIKS from the coding sequence ATGACCGCCACCCCCGTCCGGAAGGTCGCGGCGAACTCGACCGTGCGGCACTTCCTCTCGCGCGTCGCCTTCGCCGTCATCATGACGATCGTGGGCGTGCTCTTCGCCCTGCCGATGGTCTGGCTCGTGCTCGCACCGTTCGACGCGACCCCGTCGCTGTCGTTGTCGTGGCCCGACTGGACGCTCGACAACTTCGCGCGACTCGCCGAGAACCCGTATGCGCTGCGCTCGATCGGCAACTCGCTGCTGCTCGGCATCGGCACGATGATCATCGTCGTCGTGCTCGGCGCACTCGCCGCCTACGCGATGAGCCGCATCCGCATCCCCGGACGCGACGGCATCCTGTACGCACTGCTGCTGCTCTCCTCGATCGTGACGGGCACGGCGGCGATGGTGCCGACGTTCCAGATCATCACGCAGCTCGGGCTCATCAACTCCTACGTGGGTGTGCTCCTCGTGCTCGCGGGCGGCATCCTGCCGACCGTGATCTTCATCCTGAAGGACTTCATGGACTCGATCCCGAAGTCGTACGAGGAGTCGGCGAGGCTCTACGGCGCCGGCCCGTTCCGGATCCTCCGCGACGTCGTCGCACCGATCGCACGGCCCGGGCTGGCGTTCATCTCGATCTGGACGATCGTGCAGGTCTGGGGCAACTTCCTCGTGCCCTTCATCCTGCTGCGCAGCCCCGACATGCAGCCCGCGGCGGTGCTCATGTACACCTTCTACACCGAGAGCGGGCAGGCCGACCTCCGGCTCATCTCCGCCTTCGCGCTGCTGTTCTCGGCGCCGGTGCTCATCATCTATTTCGTCGTCAACCGTCGCTACGGTTTCCGCTTCCATGGAGGTATCAAGTCCTGA
- a CDS encoding ABC transporter ATP-binding protein has protein sequence MAGINATQLVKEYPGGVRGVDEVDVQIHDGEFFALLGPSGCGKTTLLRSIAGLEAITAGTLVIGDRDVTNAEPGARGVAMVFQDYALFPHMDVGDNIAYPLRIKHVGRDERRATAERVGDGLSLQGLIERRPGQLSGGQQQRVALARAVATRPDVLLLDEPLSNLDARLRLEARTFLKELQRDLGVTTVFVTHDQAEALALADRIAVMKAGKLQQIGTPREVFQRPNNTFVAGFIGSNPMNLVETTITGGAIAIGETSVPVPAGTEGLVRDGQAVIWGIRPEYLRWVTSEEPGAIPAEVSVVENLGASVLIAVNASGHKFQVVVPEDHEPAPGDRGWLVPQGAKTLLFDAESTQRIG, from the coding sequence ATGGCCGGCATCAACGCCACTCAACTCGTCAAGGAGTACCCCGGAGGCGTCCGCGGCGTCGACGAGGTCGACGTGCAGATCCACGACGGCGAGTTCTTCGCCCTGCTCGGCCCCTCGGGCTGCGGCAAGACCACCCTGCTGCGCTCGATCGCGGGCCTCGAGGCGATCACCGCGGGCACGCTCGTCATCGGCGACCGCGACGTCACGAACGCCGAACCCGGCGCCCGCGGGGTCGCGATGGTCTTCCAGGACTACGCGCTCTTCCCGCACATGGACGTGGGCGACAACATCGCCTATCCGCTGCGCATCAAACACGTGGGGCGCGACGAGCGACGGGCCACGGCCGAGCGGGTCGGCGACGGCCTCTCGCTCCAGGGCCTCATCGAGCGCCGCCCGGGCCAGCTCTCGGGCGGGCAGCAGCAGCGCGTGGCGCTCGCCCGCGCCGTCGCGACCCGGCCCGACGTGCTGCTCCTCGACGAGCCGCTGTCGAACCTCGACGCCCGCCTCCGCCTCGAGGCGCGCACCTTCCTGAAGGAGCTGCAGCGCGACCTCGGCGTCACGACGGTGTTCGTCACGCACGACCAGGCCGAGGCACTCGCGCTCGCCGACCGCATCGCGGTCATGAAGGCGGGCAAGCTCCAGCAGATCGGCACGCCCCGCGAGGTGTTCCAGCGACCGAACAACACCTTCGTCGCCGGGTTCATCGGCTCGAACCCGATGAACCTCGTCGAGACGACGATCACGGGCGGCGCGATCGCGATCGGCGAGACGTCGGTGCCGGTGCCGGCGGGCACCGAAGGGCTCGTGCGCGACGGGCAGGCGGTGATCTGGGGCATCCGGCCCGAGTACCTGCGCTGGGTCACGAGCGAGGAGCCCGGTGCGATCCCGGCGGAGGTGAGCGTCGTCGAGAACCTCGGCGCGAGCGTGCTCATCGCCGTGAACGCGAGCGGGCACAAGTTCCAGGTCGTCGTGCCCGAGGACCACGAGCCGGCTCCCGGCGATCGCGGCTGGCTCGTGCCGCAGGGGGCCAAGACCCTGCTCTTCGACGCCGAGTCGACCCAGCGCATCGGGTGA
- a CDS encoding asparagine synthase, whose amino-acid sequence MPLWRKRERRRFKPFDRTALPEAPVPTFDEMLAEGVLVAESAGRMALKNRMIVEALRGEEPFAPERAAAAAREVLYELVQEADEVAEITGEARSAAAKREGRSSHEHDYRRADAANLRRREQVYAAVAKELWTRRNDPEYLRAFAERAREEAWEEVSGAIETRLDREWGEWPEIEVDETYEAERDDRIHDLLADLDRGVAAAEAERARRAEANDPFRGYVG is encoded by the coding sequence ATGCCCCTGTGGCGCAAGCGGGAGCGTCGACGGTTCAAGCCGTTCGACCGCACTGCGCTGCCCGAGGCCCCGGTGCCCACGTTCGACGAGATGCTCGCGGAAGGCGTGCTCGTCGCCGAGTCCGCCGGCCGCATGGCGCTGAAGAACCGCATGATCGTCGAGGCGCTGCGCGGCGAAGAGCCGTTCGCGCCCGAGCGCGCGGCCGCGGCCGCGCGCGAGGTGCTCTACGAGCTCGTGCAGGAGGCCGACGAGGTCGCCGAGATCACCGGCGAGGCCCGCTCGGCCGCCGCGAAACGCGAGGGCCGGTCGTCGCACGAGCACGACTACCGAAGGGCGGATGCCGCGAACCTCCGCCGGCGCGAGCAGGTCTACGCCGCCGTGGCGAAGGAGCTGTGGACGCGCCGCAACGACCCCGAGTACCTCAGGGCCTTCGCCGAGCGCGCGCGTGAAGAGGCCTGGGAGGAGGTCTCGGGTGCGATCGAGACGCGACTCGACCGGGAGTGGGGCGAGTGGCCCGAGATCGAGGTCGACGAAACCTACGAGGCCGAGCGCGACGATCGCATCCACGACCTGCTGGCCGACCTCGACCGCGGCGTCGCTGCCGCCGAGGCCGAGCGGGCGAGACGAGCCGAGGCGAACGACCCGTTCCGCGGGTACGTCGGCTGA